In Myxocyprinus asiaticus isolate MX2 ecotype Aquarium Trade chromosome 46, UBuf_Myxa_2, whole genome shotgun sequence, a single window of DNA contains:
- the LOC127436094 gene encoding phosphatidylserine synthase 2 isoform X2, producing MAKGEWKRSGTDEVPLTGRTDCEVFDDGTNTFFWRAHTLTVLFILTCALVYVTLLEETPHDTAYNTKRGIVASILVFLCFGVTQAKDGPFTRPHPAYWRFWLCVSVVYELFLIFILFQTVHDGRQFMKYIDPKLGVPLPERDYGGNCLIYDPGNAADPFHNIWDKMDGFVPAHFLGWYIKTLMIRDWWMCMIISVMFEFLEYSLEHQLPNFSECWWDHWIMDVLLCNGLGIYCGMKTLGWLSMKPYQWQGLWNIPTYKGKIKRIAFQFTPYSWAKFEWRPASDLRRWLAVLGIIFMFLLAELNTFYLKFVLWMPPEHYLVLLRLVFFVNVGGVAMREIYDFMDDPKFHKKLGQQAWIVATITVTEFLIVVKYDPKTIMLPIPFFVTQCWILGIVLILIWTLWRFFIR from the exons GAGGGCACATACCCTAACAGTGCTGTTCATTCTCACCTGCGCTCTAGTTTATGTAACACTATTGGAAGAGACGCCACATGACACAGCATACAACACTAAAAG AGGAATCGTGGCCAGTATTCTGGTATTCCTTTGTTTTGGAGTGACACAAGCTAAAGATGGTCCCTTTACACGGCCTCACCCAG CATACTGGCGTTTCTGGCTATGTGTTTCTGTCGTGTATGAGCTCTTCCTCATCTTCATCCTCTTCCAG ACTGTACATGATGGCAGACAGTTCATGAAATACATTGACCCAAAATTGGGCGTCCCACTTCCAGAAAGAGATTATGGGGGAAACTGTCTCATTTATGACCCTGGAAATGCTGCCGACCCCTTCCACAATATCTGG GATAAAATGGATGGATTTGTTCCAGCCCATTTTCTCGGCTGGTACATTAAG ACGCTGATGATCCGGGACTGGTGGATGTGTATGATCATCAGTGTGATGTTTGAGTTTCTGGAGTACAGCCTCGAACACCAACTACCCAATTTCTCAGAGTGCTGGTGGGATCAT TGGATCATGGATGTGTTGTTGTGTAATGGGCTTGGCATTTACTGTGGCATGAAGACACTCGGCTGGCTCTCCATGAAGCCGTATCAGTGGCAGGGCCTCTGGAATATCCCAACATACAa AGGAAAAATTAAGCGTATTGCCTTCCAGTTTACCCCGTACAGTTGGGCTAAGTTTGAATGGCGTCCTGCGTCTGACCTGCGGAGGTGGTTGGCAGTGCTGGGCATCATCTTCATG TTCTTGTTGGCAGAACTGAATACGTTTTATCTGAAGTTTGTGTTGTGGATGCCTCCGGAGCATTATCTGGTGCTTTTGCGGCTCGTCTTCttcgtgaatgtgggcggagtgGCGATGCGAGAGATCTACGACTTTATGGACGATCC GAAATTCCATAAGAAGTTGGGGCAGCAGGCGTGGATCGTGGCAACCATCACTGTTACAGAGTTTCTGATTGTGGTCAAATACGATCCTAAGACTATCATGTTGCCAATCCCCTTCTTCGTCACACAGTGCTGGATACTGGGAATCGTCCTGATACTCATTTGGACCTTGTGGCGGTTCTTCATCCGGTAG
- the LOC127436094 gene encoding phosphatidylserine synthase 2 isoform X1 yields the protein MAKGEWKRSGTDEVPLTGRTDCEVFDDGTNTFFWRAHTLTVLFILTCALVYVTLLEETPHDTAYNTKRGIVASILVFLCFGVTQAKDGPFTRPHPAYWRFWLCVSVVYELFLIFILFQTVHDGRQFMKYIDPKLGVPLPERDYGGNCLIYDPGNAADPFHNIWDKMDGFVPAHFLGWYIKTLMIRDWWMCMIISVMFEFLEYSLEHQLPNFSECWWDHWIMDVLLCNGLGIYCGMKTLGWLSMKPYQWQGLWNIPTYKGKIKRIAFQFTPYSWAKFEWRPASDLRRWLAVLGIIFMFLLAELNTFYLKFVLWMPPEHYLVLLRLVFFVNVGGVAMREIYDFMDDPKFHKKLGQQAWIVATITVTEFLIVVKYDPKTIMLPIPFFVTQCWILGIVLILIWTLWRFFIRDITLRYKETRRRKQEGSVEWERARANTESNSGNPATSGRSKLNGNTDTVRHRKS from the exons GAGGGCACATACCCTAACAGTGCTGTTCATTCTCACCTGCGCTCTAGTTTATGTAACACTATTGGAAGAGACGCCACATGACACAGCATACAACACTAAAAG AGGAATCGTGGCCAGTATTCTGGTATTCCTTTGTTTTGGAGTGACACAAGCTAAAGATGGTCCCTTTACACGGCCTCACCCAG CATACTGGCGTTTCTGGCTATGTGTTTCTGTCGTGTATGAGCTCTTCCTCATCTTCATCCTCTTCCAG ACTGTACATGATGGCAGACAGTTCATGAAATACATTGACCCAAAATTGGGCGTCCCACTTCCAGAAAGAGATTATGGGGGAAACTGTCTCATTTATGACCCTGGAAATGCTGCCGACCCCTTCCACAATATCTGG GATAAAATGGATGGATTTGTTCCAGCCCATTTTCTCGGCTGGTACATTAAG ACGCTGATGATCCGGGACTGGTGGATGTGTATGATCATCAGTGTGATGTTTGAGTTTCTGGAGTACAGCCTCGAACACCAACTACCCAATTTCTCAGAGTGCTGGTGGGATCAT TGGATCATGGATGTGTTGTTGTGTAATGGGCTTGGCATTTACTGTGGCATGAAGACACTCGGCTGGCTCTCCATGAAGCCGTATCAGTGGCAGGGCCTCTGGAATATCCCAACATACAa AGGAAAAATTAAGCGTATTGCCTTCCAGTTTACCCCGTACAGTTGGGCTAAGTTTGAATGGCGTCCTGCGTCTGACCTGCGGAGGTGGTTGGCAGTGCTGGGCATCATCTTCATG TTCTTGTTGGCAGAACTGAATACGTTTTATCTGAAGTTTGTGTTGTGGATGCCTCCGGAGCATTATCTGGTGCTTTTGCGGCTCGTCTTCttcgtgaatgtgggcggagtgGCGATGCGAGAGATCTACGACTTTATGGACGATCC GAAATTCCATAAGAAGTTGGGGCAGCAGGCGTGGATCGTGGCAACCATCACTGTTACAGAGTTTCTGATTGTGGTCAAATACGATCCTAAGACTATCATGTTGCCAATCCCCTTCTTCGTCACACAGTGCTGGATACTGGGAATCGTCCTGATACTCATTTGGACCTTGTGGCGGTTCTTCATCCG TGACATCACACTCCGCTACAAAGAAACGCGGCGCCGcaagcaggaagggtctgtggaGTGGGAAAGAGCCCGAGCGAACACCGAAAGCAATAGCGGCAATCCAGCCACATCAGGCCGCAGCAAACTAAACGGCAACACGGACACAGTACGACACAGGAAGTCATGA
- the myo5ab gene encoding LOW QUALITY PROTEIN: unconventional myosin-Va (The sequence of the model RefSeq protein was modified relative to this genomic sequence to represent the inferred CDS: inserted 2 bases in 1 codon) has protein sequence MQRATVFMEELKQSALAAPDLYSKYARVWISDPTEVWRSAELTADYSPGDTVLHLELEDGTELEYKLDPKHDVLPPLRNPDILVGENDLTALSYLHEPAVLHNLRVRFTDSKLIYTYCGIILVAINPYESLQIYGADIINAYSGQNMGDMDPHIFAVAEEAYKQMARDEKNQSIIVSGESGAGKTVSAKYAMRYFATVSSSAETSVEEKVLASSPIMEAIGNAKTTRNDNSSRFGKYIEIGFDRKHHIIGANMRTYLLEKSRVVFQASEERNYHIFYQLCACGHLPEFEPLKLGSADEFPYTNQGRSPLIEGVNDLKEMQATRKSFSLLGITETHQMGLFQILSAILHLGNVEVKERGSSSCAISDENGHLAVFCDLTEVSYESMAHWLCHKKLKTATETLNKPVTRMEALNGRDALSKHIYAKLFSWIVGQVNKALSTSSKPYSFIGVLDIYGFETFELNSFEQFCINYANEKLQQQFNMHVFKLEQEEYMKEQIPWTLIDFYDNQPCINLIEAKMGLLDLLDEECTMPKGSDDSWAQKLYNTHLKKSSHFEKPRMSNKAFIIQHFADKVEYQCDGFLEKNKDTVNEEQINVLKASKFALLAELFQDEETPTAPSTTAPSGRAEFKRPTQSFREHKKSVGLQFRNSLHLLMDTLNATTPHYVRCIKPNDLKAPFMMDPHRAVQQLRACGVLETIRISAAGFPSRWTYQEFFSRYRVLMKLKDILSDRKLTCQSVLERLVQDKDKYQFGKTKIFFRAGQVAYLEKLRADKLRKACIHIQKTIRCWVARKKYLRIRQAAITIQRYVRGHQARCLCHALRRTLAAVIFQKNTRMWATRRQYQRQKASAILIQRLLRGYAARLEYKRLVCKRKALLIQRWVRGFLARWRFRRIKRAVVYLQCCVRRMLARRELKKLKIEARSVEHYKKLNFGMENKIMQLQRKLDEQHKENQELTERISEVETHNAAELEKLNLELKKLQGSEEEAHHRTDQVTLLQEELELVRQELERNKEMVAELNERNSLLKSEKDEMNRLIQEQEPQIIEKLEATHQEVTERLQAQLNEEHFRYQNLLMEHLKLEDRYTDLKSEKEAAVELSKPIHNRADSGYSSSQSESPYSSVLTGSEVSTLGREDAGQTAADLSLLMKLQRRVAELEKEKMDLQSEMDTKEEQLLQERTKELEECQRELGAERDYEALKRQELESDNKKLKKDLQELRQSLSKGVGSKATPPGGQAFNVLLEQLNSTSEELDVRKEEVFILRSQLVSQEAFKHKETAAEGDSNDSSRSPTFCDLHELNEDGELWMAYESLKETNKLLVSQLQTQGQSHEKEMEDMKAELQRLRAELDHQQQMLSDNLELPQDARIQVSLQHEISRLTQQNLDLLEQMGKQDKMIRKLKKHLKIYVKKFGEPEAGVHIEQSTPENMIVESGRMVSIARKERDFQGMLEYRREDESKLHKILITELKPRGVAVNLIPGLPAYILFMCLRHADYANDDQRVSTLLNSTINSIKTVLKKRGDFETISFWLANTCRFLHCLRQYSGEEAYTKHNTPRQNKHCLTNFDLSEYRQVLSDLAIQIYQQLIRVIDNILHPMIAPAMLEQETIQGVMGVKPTGMRKRTTSFPEETSYTLESILKQLDGFYFTLLQHGNDTELVRQFIKQQFYVICSVTLNNLLLRKDMCSWSKGLQIRYNVCQLEEWLLDKDLKGSGARESLEPLIQAAQLLQIKKKNQDDADAICTMCTALTTEQIVKILSLYTPVNEFEERVSISFIKSIQTLLKDRKESSQLLMDAKIIFPVTFPFNXVALETIQLPSSLNLSFLTRV, from the exons AGATGAGAAGAATCAGTCCATCATCGTAAGTGGAGAATCCGGAGCGGGGAAGACCGTGTCTGCCAAATATGCCATGCGTTATTTCGCAACAGTCAGCTCTTCTGCAGAAACCAGTGTGGAGGAAAAAGTGCTGGCGTCCAGCCCCATCATGGAG GCGATAGGAAATGCCAAGACAACAAGAAATGACAACAGCAGTCGATTTGGGAAGTATATCGAGATTGGGTTCGACAGGAAGCACCACATCATTGGGGCCAACATGAGGACATACCTTCTGGAAAAGTCAAGAGTGGTGTTCCAG GCGAGTGAGGAAAGAAACTATCATATCTTCTATCAGCTCTGTGCCTGCGGCCATTTACCCGAGTTTGAACCTTTGAAGTTAG GTAGCGCTGATGAATTTCCCTACACTAATCAAGGCAGAAGCCCTCTCATAGAGGGAGTGAATGACCTCAAGGAGATGCAGGCCACTAGGAAATCCTTTTCACTGTTGG GAATCACTGAGACACACCAAATGGGTTTATTCCAAATCCTGTCTGCTATTCTTCATCTGGGGAATGTGGAAGTGAAGGAGAGGGGATCATCAAGCTGTGCCATCTCT GATGAAAATGGCCACCTGGCAGTTTTCTGTGACCTTACCGAGGTGTCGTACGAGTCTATGGCTCACTGGTTGTGCCACAAAAAACTCAAGACCGCCACAGAAACCTTGAACAAGCCTGTAACCAGAATGGAGGCTTTAAACGGCCGTGACGCTCTCTCAAAGCACATTTACGCCAAACTCTTCTCGTGGATTGTTGGGCAGGTCAACAAGGCCCTGAGCACTTCCTCCAAACCGTACTCATTCATCGGTGTACTAGACATCTATGG GTTTGAGACGTTCGAACTGAACAGCTTCGAACAATTCTGCATCAATTATGCCAACGAGAAGCTCCAGCAGCAGTTTAACATG CACGTCTTTAAACTAGAGCAAGAAGAGTACATGAAGGAGCAGATTCCATGGACGCTCATCGATTTCTACGACAACCAACCCTGCATTAACCTGATCGAGGCCAAGATGGGCTTGCTAGATCTTTTAGATGaagaatgcact ATGCCAAAAGGTTCCGATGACTCTTGGGCACAAAAGCTGTACAACACTCACCTGAAGAAAAGCTCTCACTTTGAGAAACCTCGTATGTCTAACAAAGCTTTCATCATCCAGCACTTTGCAGACAAG GTTGAATACCAGTGTGATGGATTTTTGGAAAAGAATAAAGACACAGTCAATGAAGAGCAAATTAATGTCCTAAAGGCAAGCAAG TTCGCCTTGCTTGCTGAGCTCTTCCAGGATGAGGAAACACCTACAGCTCCGAGCACCACGGCACCATCTGGTCGTGCAGAGTTTAAACGGCCCACCCAGTCTTTCAGGGAGCACAAGAAATCGGTTGGACTACAG TTCCGGAATTCTCTACACTTGCTCATGGACACTTTGAACGCCACCACCCCACACTACGTGCGCTGCATCAAGCCAAATGACCTTAAAGCCCCCTTTAT gATGGACCCCCATCGAGCCGTTCAGCAGCTTAGAGCGTGTGGAGTCCTTGAAACCATTCGTATCTCAGCTGCAGGCTTTCCTTCCAG GTGGACTTATCAAGAGTTCTTCAGCCGCTACCGTGTTCTAATGAAGTTGAAAGATATCCTGTCAGACAGGAAGCTGACCTGCCAAAGTGTGCTAGAACGGCTTGTGCAG GACAAAGATAAATATCAGTTCGGAAAAACGAAGATCTTCTTCCGGGCTGGTCAGGTGGCTTATCTGGAAAAGCTGAGGGCAGACAAACTCCGCAAAGCTTGCATCCACATCCAGAAAACCATTCGGTGCTGGGTCGCCCGTAAGAAGTACTTGCGTATTCGCCAAGCAGCCATTACCATACAGAGATATGTGAGAGGACACCAGGCTCGATG cttgtgccatgCTCTGAGAAGGACGCTGGCCGCAGTGATCTTTCAGAAGAACACACGCATGTGGGCGACTAGACGACAGTACCAGCGACAGAAAGCATCAGCAATTCTTATTCAAAGGTTACTGCGCGGCTATGCAGCCAGACTGGAGTACAAACGG CTGGTGTGCAAGCGCAAGGCTTTACTGATCCAGCGTTGGGTGCGTGGCTTCCTGGCTCGTTGGCGTTTCCGTCGCATCAAGCGGGCTGTGGTGTACCTGCAGTGTTGTGTTCGCAGGATGCTAGCTCGCCGAGAGCTCAAGAAACTCAAGATAGAAGCCAGATCGGTCGAGCACTACAAGAAACTCAACTTTGGCATGGAGAACAAGATCATGCAGCTTCAGAGGAAACTGGATGAGCAG CATAAGGAGAACCAAGAGCTTACAGAGCGAATAAGTGAAGTGGAGACCCATAATGCTGCTGAGTTGGAGAAGTTGAACCTGGAGCTCAAGAAGCTTCAAGGGTCTGAAGAAGAAGCTCATCATCGTACAGACCAGGTGACATTGTTGCAGGAAGAATTGGAGTTGGTCCGTCAAGAGTTGGAGAGGAACAAAGAG ATGGTAGCTGAGCTGAATGAGAGAAACAGTTTGCTGAAGAGTGAGAAAGATGAAATGAACAGACTTATCCAAGAACAGGAGCCACAGATAATAG AAAAGTTGGAGGCGACCCATCAGGAGGTCACAGAGCGCCTTCAGGCACAACTGAACGAGGAACACTTCCGTTACCAAAACCTACTGATGGAGCACTTGAAACTGGAGGACCGCTACACTGATCTGAAATCAGAGAAAGAAGCAGCTGTA GAGCTTTCCAAACCTATTCATAACAGAGCAGATTCTGGCTACAGCAGTAGCCAATCAGAGAGCCCCTACAGCTCTGTGCTCACAGGGTCAGAGGTCAGCACGCTGGGAAGAGAG GATGCTGGTCAGACGGCAGCAGATTTGTCCCTCCTGATGAAACTACAGAGGAGAGTCGCTGAGCTGGAGAAGGAAAAGATGGACCTGCAAAGTGAGATGGACACTAAAGAAGAACAACTACTACAGGAACGTACCAAG GAACTGGAGGAGTGTCAGAGAGAGTTAGGGGCTGAGAGGGACTACGAGGCCCTGAAG cgTCAAGAATTGGAGTCTGATAACAAGAAACTGAAGAAAGATCTCCAGGAGCTCCGCCAGTCTCTCAGTAAGGGGGTGGGGTCAAAGGCCACGCCCCCCGGAGGTCAGGCCTTTAACGTGCTCCTTGAGCAGCTCAACTCCACCAGTGAAGAGCTCGATGTGCGAAAGGAGGAAGTTTTTATACTTCGGTCTCAGCTGGTCAGCCAGGAGGCGTTCAAACATAag GAAACGGCGGCTGAAGGAGACTCCAATGACTCCAGCAG ATCCCCCACATTTTGTGACCTTCATGAGCTCAATGAGGATGGAGAACTCTGGATGGCTTATGAGAGCCTAAAAGAAACTAACAA GTTGCTGGTGTCACAGTTACAAACTCAGGGTCAGTCCCATGAAAAGGAGATGGAGGACATGAAGGCGGAGCTTCAGCGGTTAAGGGCGGAGCTTGATCATCAGCAGCAGATGCTTTCAGACAATCTTGAACTTCCACAGGACGCACGAATACAAGTTAGCCTACAGCATGAGATCAGTCGCCTGACACAACAAAATCTG GACCTATTGGAGCAGATGGGCAAACAGGACAAGATGATCCGCAAACTAAAGAAACACCTGAAAATCTATGTAAAAAAGTTTGGGGAGCCTGAGG CGGGTGTTCATATTGAACAGTCCACTCCAGAGAACATGATTGTTGAGAGCGGACGAATGGTCAGTATCGCTCGTAAAGAGAGAGACTTCCAGGGTATGCTGGAGTACAGGAGAGAGGACGAGAGCAAACTGCACAAGATACTTATCACAG AGCTCAAACCGCGAGGTGTGGCTGTGAATTTGATCCCAGGCCTGCCTGCTTATATTCTCTTTATGTGTCTGCGACACGCCGACTACGCCAACGATGACCAGCGGGTCTCCACGCTTCTGAACTCCACTATCAACTCCATCAAGACCGTACTAAAG AAAAGAGGAGATTTTGAAACCATCTCATTCTGGTTGGCCAACACCTGTCGCTTCTTGCATTGCCTTAGGCAGTACAGTGGAGAAGAG GCATACACAAAGCACAACACTCCTCGGCAAAACAAGCACTGCCTGACCAACTTTGACCTGTCTGAGTACCGTCAGGTTCTGAGCGATCTGGCGATTCAAATCTACCAGCAGCTCATCAGGGTCATAGATAATATTCTACATCCCATGATTG CCCCAGCCATGTTGGAGCAGGAGACCATTCAGGGTGTGATGGGTGTGAAGCCCACAGGAATGAGAAAGCGCACTACCAGTTTCCCTGAGGAGACCTCTTACACGCTAGAGTCTATTTTAAAACAGCTGGATGGATTCTATTTCACACTGCTTCAACATGGCAATGACACTGAGCTCGTTCGACAGTTCATCAAACAGCAGTTCTACGTCATCTGCTCTGTCACACTAAACAACTTGCTGCTTCGCAAGGACATGTGCTCCTGGAGTAAAGGTCTGCAGATCAG gtataatgtttgtcagttggaGGAATGGTTGCTGGATAAGGATCTTAAGGGCAGCGGGGCGCGTGAGAGTCTGGAGCCTCTGATACAGGCAGCTCAACTTCTGCAGATCAAGAAGAAGAACCAGGATGACGCAGATGCCATCTGCACCATGTGTACTGCACTCACAACTGAACAG ATTGTGAAAATTCTCAGCTTGTACACACCAGTTAATGAGTTTGAGGAGAGAGTATCTATATCATTCATAAAGTCCATACAG ACTTTATTAAAGGATCGTAAAGAGTCTTCTCAACTTCTGATGGACGCTAAGATAATTTTCCCCGTCACTTTCCCCTTCAA TGTTGCTCTCGAGACAATCCAGCTGCCCAGCAGCCTCAATCTGAGTTTCCTCACCCGGGTTTAA